The following are encoded together in the Flavobacterium sp. TR2 genome:
- a CDS encoding UDP-3-O-(3-hydroxymyristoyl)glucosamine N-acyltransferase, translating to MKFPKSHSLQEIANLLNCKFIGDKDFQVLGMNEIHVVEPGDIVFVDHPKYYDKALQSAATIVLINKEVECPEGKALLISDDPFRDFNILTKHFKPFQFANVAIAPSAEIGEGTVIQPNTFVGNNVKIGKNCLIHSNVSIYDHTVIGDNVIIHAGTILGADAFYYKKRPEGFDQLVSGGRVVIEDNVGIGALCTIDKGVTGDTTIGAGSKLDNQVHVGHDTVIGKKCLIASQTGIAGCVIIEDEVTLWGQVGTTSGITIGAKAVVMGQTGVTKSVEGGKSYFGTPIEESREKLK from the coding sequence ATGAAATTTCCAAAGAGTCATTCTTTACAAGAAATTGCCAATTTGCTTAACTGCAAATTTATCGGAGACAAAGACTTTCAAGTTTTAGGCATGAACGAGATACACGTTGTGGAGCCTGGAGACATTGTTTTTGTTGACCACCCAAAATATTACGACAAAGCTTTACAATCGGCAGCGACTATTGTTTTGATAAACAAAGAAGTAGAATGCCCAGAAGGTAAAGCTCTTTTAATTTCTGATGATCCATTTAGAGATTTTAATATTCTTACAAAGCATTTTAAACCATTCCAATTCGCTAATGTTGCCATTGCGCCTTCTGCTGAAATAGGGGAAGGGACTGTAATTCAGCCAAATACTTTTGTTGGCAATAATGTTAAAATAGGTAAGAACTGTTTGATACATTCTAATGTGTCTATTTATGATCATACTGTAATTGGCGACAATGTAATTATCCATGCGGGAACTATTTTAGGAGCTGATGCTTTTTATTATAAAAAACGTCCAGAAGGTTTCGATCAATTGGTTTCTGGCGGTAGAGTGGTTATTGAAGATAATGTTGGCATTGGCGCTTTATGTACAATTGACAAAGGCGTTACTGGAGATACGACCATTGGTGCGGGCTCAAAATTAGATAATCAAGTGCACGTTGGTCACGATACTGTAATTGGTAAAAAATGTCTGATTGCTTCTCAAACCGGTATTGCGGGCTGCGTGATTATTGAGGACGAAGTAACTTTATGGGGACAAGTAGGCACTACGAGCGGCATAACAATTGGAGCAAAAGCCGTTGTTATGGGGCAGACAGGTGTAACTAAGTCTGTTGAAGGCGGAAAATCATATTTTGGCACCCCAATTGAAGAGTCGCGTGAAAAATTGAAATAA
- the lpxA gene encoding acyl-ACP--UDP-N-acetylglucosamine O-acyltransferase produces MNQPLAYVHPGAKIAKNVVIEPFTTIHNNVVIGDGTWIGSNVTIMEGARIGKNCNIFPGAVISAVPQDLKFGGEDSLAIIGDNCTIRECVTINRGTVASGQTVIGNNCLIMAYAHIAHDCEIGNNAIIVNGVALAGHVVVGNHAVIGGLAAIHQFIHIGDHAMISGGSLVRKDVPPFTKAAKEPLSYVGINSVGLRRRGFTTEKIREIQEIYRILYQKNYNTTQALSIIEAEMEATPERDEILDFIRNSSRGIMKGYSGNY; encoded by the coding sequence ATGAATCAACCATTAGCATATGTTCATCCAGGCGCAAAAATCGCTAAAAATGTTGTAATAGAGCCATTTACAACAATTCACAATAATGTTGTTATTGGTGATGGTACTTGGATTGGTTCAAACGTGACCATTATGGAAGGTGCTCGAATTGGAAAAAATTGTAATATTTTTCCAGGAGCTGTAATTTCTGCAGTGCCACAAGATTTAAAATTCGGCGGCGAAGATTCTCTTGCGATTATCGGTGATAATTGTACAATTAGAGAATGCGTAACCATAAATAGAGGAACAGTAGCTTCTGGCCAGACTGTAATTGGAAACAATTGTCTAATAATGGCTTATGCACACATCGCGCACGATTGCGAGATTGGAAACAATGCTATTATTGTAAATGGTGTTGCTTTGGCAGGTCACGTAGTTGTTGGAAATCACGCTGTTATTGGAGGTTTGGCGGCAATTCACCAATTTATCCATATTGGAGATCATGCTATGATTTCTGGTGGTTCGTTGGTAAGAAAAGACGTTCCTCCGTTTACAAAAGCAGCAAAGGAACCTTTGTCCTATGTTGGAATTAATTCTGTTGGTTTAAGAAGAAGAGGGTTTACAACTGAAAAGATTAGAGAAATTCAGGAAATCTATAGAATTTTATACCAAAAGAACTACAATACAACTCAAGCTTTAAGTATTATTGAGGCTGAAATGGAAGCGACTCCTGAAAGAGATGAAATTCTAGATTTTATTAGAAATTCATCTAGAGGAATTATGAAAGGTTACTCAGGAAACTATTAA
- a CDS encoding RNA polymerase sigma factor: MSQILKNKVLDDFILWNNLKNGNEKSFSLLFEKYYRDLISYGNSLCPYAEKVQDCIQDVFADIWLYRNSLQDNVIVKAYLLSSVRKRIARLHERDHVFRKTTTTDALEFLFDFSIENDLVEDEVTAERVLLLNKLLNDLPGRQKEALYLRYHQGLSVDQIADLLDVNYQSASNLLHRGLLSLRKEWKGSIPLLVLISSGVF, from the coding sequence ATGAGCCAAATTTTAAAGAACAAAGTTTTAGACGATTTTATTTTATGGAATAATTTGAAAAATGGTAATGAGAAATCATTTTCATTGCTTTTTGAAAAATACTATAGAGACTTGATTAGTTATGGCAATTCGCTTTGTCCATATGCCGAAAAAGTGCAAGATTGTATTCAAGATGTTTTTGCTGATATTTGGCTGTATCGTAACTCTTTGCAAGATAATGTTATTGTTAAGGCATATTTGCTTTCGAGTGTTAGAAAGAGAATTGCTCGGCTGCATGAAAGAGATCATGTTTTTAGAAAAACGACTACTACAGATGCTTTAGAATTTCTTTTTGACTTTTCTATAGAAAACGATTTGGTTGAAGATGAAGTAACAGCCGAACGTGTGCTGCTTTTGAATAAATTATTAAATGATTTGCCCGGGCGCCAGAAAGAAGCGCTGTATTTGCGTTATCATCAAGGATTAAGTGTAGATCAGATAGCCGATTTATTGGATGTCAATTATCAGTCTGCGAGCAATCTTCTTCATCGAGGCTTATTGAGTCTTCGCAAAGAATGGAAAGGAAGTATTCCGCTTCTAGTCCTTATATCCTCAGGGGTTTTTTAA
- a CDS encoding FecR family protein, whose protein sequence is MQKRNNYTDIEDFLADDSFQLWILSKIDEQGWEEWTLENLQRAKLVEDARLVLLAMRVPKSNLSSNEVHEALQQTWRKIEHREELSQKTSKIKKLKTRSYWIGGAAAAVLIGVFSVWFFKNDLISSDNVVTYNELVQETDEGLVEQTNNSEKSQIVTLSDGSSVLLQPNSKLSYPKIFTGNERKVYLSGEGFFEISKNPKKPFFVYANEIVTRVVGTSFRIKAYPDQQNVEVLVRTGKVKVKSNDLVRTVENKEIVLLPNQALRFVRKDLVFNKITNITADPILVNSVRNIEQLSFEFTDIPVAQILETIEQAYLVDIDFPHDKLKDCRLTTSLSDQPLAEKLKIICKSIGNDTNYEMNGNQIVITTSGCN, encoded by the coding sequence ATGCAAAAACGTAATAATTATACCGACATAGAAGACTTTTTAGCTGATGATTCTTTTCAATTATGGATTTTGTCTAAAATTGATGAACAAGGCTGGGAAGAGTGGACTTTGGAAAATTTGCAAAGAGCAAAACTTGTCGAAGATGCCAGACTTGTACTGCTGGCCATGCGAGTTCCAAAATCGAATCTGTCTTCAAATGAAGTTCATGAAGCCCTGCAGCAAACTTGGCGTAAAATTGAACATAGAGAAGAACTTTCTCAAAAAACTTCAAAAATTAAGAAACTAAAAACACGAAGCTACTGGATTGGCGGTGCTGCAGCCGCTGTCTTGATTGGCGTTTTTTCTGTATGGTTTTTTAAAAATGATCTAATATCAAGCGACAATGTCGTTACATACAATGAATTGGTTCAGGAAACTGACGAAGGTTTGGTTGAACAAACCAACAATTCTGAAAAATCACAGATCGTAACTTTATCAGATGGAAGTTCGGTCTTATTACAGCCCAATAGTAAATTAAGTTACCCTAAAATCTTTACCGGGAACGAAAGAAAGGTGTATTTATCCGGCGAAGGTTTCTTTGAAATTAGTAAAAATCCTAAAAAGCCTTTTTTTGTTTATGCTAACGAAATTGTAACTCGTGTTGTGGGTACAAGCTTTAGAATAAAGGCTTATCCAGATCAACAGAATGTTGAAGTTCTTGTTCGCACCGGTAAAGTAAAGGTAAAGTCTAATGATTTGGTTCGCACTGTCGAAAACAAAGAGATTGTTCTGCTTCCAAATCAGGCATTGCGGTTTGTTCGTAAAGATTTGGTTTTTAATAAAATAACCAATATTACCGCAGATCCGATCCTAGTAAATAGCGTTAGGAATATTGAGCAGTTGAGCTTTGAGTTTACAGATATTCCTGTAGCGCAAATTTTAGAAACTATTGAGCAGGCTTATTTAGTAGACATCGATTTTCCTCATGACAAATTGAAAGACTGCAGATTGACCACTTCATTAAGCGATCAGCCGCTGGCAGAAAAACTTAAAATAATCTGTAAGAGTATTGGCAATGACACCAATTATGAAATGAATGGAAATCAGATTGTAATTACGACTTCTGGCTGTAACTAG
- the sucD gene encoding succinate--CoA ligase subunit alpha: protein MSVLVNKDSKIIVQGFTGSEGTFHASQMIEYGTNVVGGVTPGKGGTSHLDRPVFNTVKDAVDQAGADTSIIFVPPAFAADAIMEAADAGIKVIIAITEGIPVADMIKANNYVKERNSRLIGPNCPGVITPGEAKVGIMPGFVFKKGTVGIVSKSGTLTYEAADQVVKQGLGITTAIGIGGDPIIGTTTKEAVELLMNDPETEAIIMIGEIGGQLEADAARWVKADGNRKPVIGFIAGETAPAGRTMGHAGAIVGGSDDTAAAKKQIMRDNGIHVVDSPAEIGKKVKEVLG, encoded by the coding sequence ATGAGTGTTTTAGTTAATAAAGATTCCAAAATAATTGTTCAGGGATTTACAGGAAGTGAAGGAACTTTCCACGCTTCTCAAATGATTGAGTACGGTACTAATGTTGTTGGAGGGGTTACTCCAGGAAAAGGTGGTACTAGCCATTTAGATCGTCCAGTTTTTAATACAGTAAAAGATGCTGTTGACCAAGCTGGTGCTGATACTTCTATCATTTTTGTTCCGCCAGCTTTTGCTGCTGATGCAATTATGGAAGCTGCTGATGCTGGAATTAAAGTAATTATTGCTATTACAGAAGGAATTCCTGTAGCAGATATGATTAAAGCAAATAATTATGTTAAAGAAAGAAATTCAAGATTAATTGGTCCAAACTGTCCAGGTGTGATTACTCCAGGTGAAGCTAAAGTGGGTATTATGCCAGGTTTCGTTTTCAAAAAAGGAACAGTTGGTATCGTTTCTAAATCTGGAACTTTAACTTATGAAGCTGCAGACCAAGTTGTAAAACAAGGTTTAGGTATCACTACTGCAATTGGTATTGGTGGAGATCCAATTATTGGAACTACAACTAAAGAAGCTGTAGAATTATTAATGAATGATCCAGAAACTGAAGCTATCATTATGATTGGTGAAATCGGTGGTCAACTTGAAGCTGATGCTGCAAGATGGGTAAAAGCTGACGGTAACCGTAAGCCAGTTATTGGTTTTATCGCTGGAGAAACTGCTCCTGCTGGTAGAACAATGGGTCACGCAGGTGCAATCGTTGGAGGTTCTGATGATACAGCTGCTGCTAAAAAACAAATCATGAGAGACAACGGAATTCACGTTGTTGATTCACCAGCTGAAATTGGTAAAAAAGTAAAAGAAGTACTTGGATAA
- the efp gene encoding elongation factor P: MASTSDIRNGLCIKFNHDIYKIIEFLHVKPGKGPAFVRTKLKSLTSGKVLDNTFSAGHKIDVIRVETHTFQFLYPEGDEFHFMNAETFEQISLNKNILDAPDLLKEGTNVMVQINTETDLPLSVDMPASVILEVTYAEPGVKGNTATNATKNATVETGANINVPLFINEGDKIKIDTATGSYMERVKE, translated from the coding sequence ATGGCATCTACATCAGATATTAGAAACGGATTGTGTATTAAGTTTAATCACGATATCTATAAAATTATCGAATTCCTTCACGTAAAGCCTGGAAAAGGTCCGGCTTTCGTAAGAACTAAATTGAAAAGTTTAACTTCAGGAAAAGTATTAGACAATACATTTTCTGCAGGTCACAAGATTGATGTTATCCGTGTTGAAACGCATACATTCCAGTTTTTGTATCCAGAAGGAGATGAATTTCACTTCATGAATGCTGAAACGTTTGAGCAAATTTCTTTAAACAAAAACATCTTAGATGCTCCAGATTTGTTAAAAGAAGGTACAAACGTAATGGTTCAAATTAACACAGAAACAGATTTGCCTTTATCAGTAGATATGCCAGCATCTGTAATTCTTGAAGTTACTTATGCAGAGCCAGGAGTAAAAGGAAATACAGCTACAAACGCAACAAAAAATGCTACAGTAGAAACAGGAGCAAACATCAACGTTCCTTTGTTTATCAATGAAGGAGATAAAATTAAAATTGATACTGCTACAGGTTCTTACATGGAGCGTGTAAAAGAGTAG
- a CDS encoding T9SS type A sorting domain-containing protein, translated as MIKNYLPLLALCFFSSLKAQIINIPDANFKAKLLQANSSNTIAKDLNSSYFKIDANSNGEIEVAEALNVSYLDLRESNISSLDQLSNFSNLTNFNCSNNNLGVLDLGNLKKLTRLVCSSNLITDLNLSDLSKVSLLICAQNKLTSLNVSNLTELNIIECNNNDLQSLDVSNSSHLQELVCYKNKLTELKLPNSSVLWFLKCAQNLLPSLDIARLSGLEYFDFWDNKITALDFSNAKKLTDCYGGANPIESIDLSNQVLLKTLWIGHTSIKSLDLSNLKNLKDLNVSDCPNLEFLNIKNGAVKNLSFLEAPLSSLGYNGFNLSNCPKLQYICDDDSNLVAISEKIAPYKYENCLVGNYCSFEPGGINYAVKGKSQIDSDSNGCDVGDSGAVYLKFSIFDGAKSQNFTADSNGEYALKVPAGSYKITPIVENSSYFTVSPSYVDVVFPTQASPFNQNFCIAPNGIHNDLEITMIPIDAARPGFDANYKLVYKNKGNTVQSGTVNLSFDDSILDFVSSNYSVSSQTSDKLVWNFSNLKPFESREIVLVLNVNSPIESPAVNNGDVLKYTAAIASTETDESLDDNAFKLNQTVVGSYDPNDKKCLEGNVIKPELIGKYVHYLIRFENTGTYKAENVVVKDIIDTLKFDVSTLVPTSASHSYRVKISDGNKVEFIFEKINLPFDDAYNDGYIAFKIKTLPTLNVGDSFENEANIYFDYNFPILTNKETSTFKTLGRQDFELSSSFNVYPNPVQNYLQIDSKDLVEVESIYVYNVVGQLVQVISSAGNTSKIDVSKFQSGNYILQIKTAKGTSSAKFIKI; from the coding sequence ATGATAAAAAACTACCTGCCATTACTGGCTTTGTGCTTTTTTTCTTCCTTAAAAGCGCAAATAATTAACATTCCGGATGCTAATTTCAAGGCAAAATTGCTTCAGGCAAATAGTTCTAATACGATCGCAAAAGATTTAAATTCAAGTTATTTTAAAATTGATGCTAACAGCAATGGCGAAATTGAAGTTGCTGAAGCTTTAAACGTAAGTTATTTAGACCTTAGAGAATCTAATATATCATCGCTAGATCAATTATCAAATTTTTCTAATCTCACTAATTTTAACTGTTCCAATAATAATTTAGGAGTGTTGGATCTTGGTAATTTGAAAAAACTTACAAGGTTAGTATGTTCATCAAATTTAATTACCGATTTGAACCTTTCAGATTTAAGTAAAGTGAGCTTACTTATTTGTGCGCAAAACAAGTTAACTTCTTTGAATGTTAGCAATTTAACAGAGTTAAATATAATCGAGTGCAATAATAATGATTTGCAATCATTGGATGTTTCAAATAGTTCGCATTTACAAGAACTCGTTTGTTACAAAAACAAACTTACTGAGTTAAAACTTCCTAATTCTTCGGTATTATGGTTTTTAAAATGTGCTCAAAATTTATTGCCAAGCTTAGACATTGCAAGATTGTCTGGTCTTGAATATTTTGATTTTTGGGATAATAAGATAACCGCTCTTGATTTCTCGAACGCTAAAAAACTAACAGATTGTTATGGCGGGGCGAATCCAATTGAATCTATTGATTTATCTAACCAAGTGCTTTTAAAAACTTTATGGATTGGGCACACATCGATTAAATCTTTAGATTTAAGTAATTTGAAAAACTTGAAAGATTTAAATGTATCAGATTGTCCAAATTTAGAGTTTCTTAATATTAAAAACGGAGCTGTTAAAAATTTAAGTTTTTTAGAGGCGCCTTTAAGTTCGTTAGGCTACAATGGTTTTAATTTGTCAAATTGTCCTAAGCTGCAATATATCTGCGATGATGATTCTAATTTGGTGGCGATTTCAGAAAAGATAGCGCCATATAAATACGAAAATTGCTTAGTTGGAAATTATTGCTCGTTTGAGCCCGGCGGTATAAATTACGCTGTAAAGGGCAAAAGCCAGATTGATAGTGATAGTAATGGCTGTGATGTTGGTGATTCAGGAGCTGTGTACTTAAAATTTTCAATTTTTGATGGTGCAAAGTCACAGAATTTTACTGCAGATTCTAATGGCGAATATGCTTTAAAGGTTCCTGCTGGTTCTTATAAAATAACTCCTATTGTAGAAAATTCAAGCTATTTTACAGTTTCGCCATCTTATGTCGATGTTGTTTTTCCAACGCAGGCAAGCCCTTTCAATCAAAATTTTTGCATTGCTCCAAATGGTATTCATAACGATTTAGAAATCACTATGATACCAATCGATGCGGCGCGACCTGGTTTTGACGCAAATTATAAATTAGTTTACAAAAACAAAGGAAATACAGTTCAATCAGGAACTGTAAATCTGAGTTTTGACGATTCAATTTTGGATTTCGTTTCTTCAAATTATAGCGTTTCTAGTCAAACTTCTGATAAACTAGTCTGGAATTTTTCAAATCTAAAACCTTTTGAAAGCAGAGAAATTGTATTGGTTTTGAATGTCAATTCTCCTATTGAATCTCCAGCGGTAAATAATGGAGATGTGCTGAAGTATACGGCAGCAATTGCCTCTACAGAAACAGATGAATCATTGGATGATAATGCTTTTAAACTTAATCAGACAGTGGTGGGATCTTACGACCCAAATGATAAAAAATGTTTAGAAGGAAATGTTATTAAGCCAGAACTTATTGGCAAATATGTTCATTATCTCATTCGCTTTGAAAATACAGGAACTTACAAAGCTGAAAATGTTGTGGTTAAGGATATAATTGATACGTTAAAATTTGATGTTTCAACTTTAGTTCCTACGAGTGCAAGCCATTCTTACAGAGTTAAAATTTCTGATGGAAATAAGGTTGAATTTATTTTCGAAAAAATAAATCTTCCTTTCGACGATGCCTATAACGATGGTTATATTGCTTTTAAAATTAAAACTTTACCGACTTTAAATGTAGGTGATTCTTTTGAAAATGAGGCTAATATTTATTTTGACTATAATTTTCCAATTCTTACAAATAAAGAAACCTCGACTTTTAAAACTTTAGGAAGACAAGATTTTGAGCTTTCATCTTCTTTTAATGTTTATCCGAATCCAGTTCAAAATTATCTGCAAATAGATTCAAAAGATTTGGTTGAAGTGGAGTCAATCTATGTTTATAATGTTGTAGGACAATTGGTTCAGGTGATTTCAAGCGCTGGCAATACTTCTAAAATTGATGTTTCGAAATTTCAATCTGGGAACTATATACTTCAAATCAAAACCGCAAAGGGAACTTCTTCTGCGAAGTTTATTAAAATTTAA
- a CDS encoding nuclear transport factor 2 family protein, whose product MSIKEFVQKFYKSDALIDSEILKTYLHPDVTLEWNSSKGFIQMDYDSIIEMANELSRAYVRSKVRISHIIAEDDLVSVRYSHFVKTIENPREEMLLAHFATIWQIKDDKLYRGYQMSQFS is encoded by the coding sequence ATGTCTATTAAAGAATTTGTTCAGAAATTTTATAAGTCAGATGCCCTAATTGATAGCGAAATTTTAAAAACATATCTGCATCCTGATGTTACGCTTGAATGGAACAGCAGTAAGGGGTTTATTCAGATGGATTATGATTCGATAATCGAAATGGCCAATGAGCTTAGCCGTGCATATGTGCGATCTAAGGTTAGAATCAGTCATATTATTGCCGAAGATGATTTAGTATCAGTGCGTTACTCTCATTTTGTGAAAACAATCGAGAATCCAAGAGAAGAAATGCTTTTAGCACATTTTGCAACCATTTGGCAGATAAAAGATGATAAACTTTATAGAGGTTATCAAATGAGTCAATTTTCTTAA